A genomic segment from Bombus huntii isolate Logan2020A chromosome 13, iyBomHunt1.1, whole genome shotgun sequence encodes:
- the LOC126872499 gene encoding uncharacterized protein LOC126872499 has translation MRETRVSPIPLLDKLDGNSQHGPTVSSFSRFSNLQLSRRKTRIASARKTRDRSSTVSGCGNATTYCPKSCSIRGTIYPGIQLVNFHLDHCSWRIAAEGRERGFDEFYLASVHPNVRTKTLVSLRKVPTATPVDSRVPRSSSVFQIDRCRSGKEQRVFAVTRPDRDIDGRARYKRNTDRDFSYLSHPCFSSPLLSLSFSLSLSLPLPISLSFFQPLSRRKSFPVDLDGQASYANCQFFCLFYFRTTSRLWPVVQQVSWRWVTGNFYLSARASEGTRERNRVRERESERKGWRRRAKEELERRVRGGRGGVRRVERANERAGVY, from the coding sequence ATGAGAGAGACGCGAGTTTCACCGATTCCCTTGCTCGATAAACTCGATGGAAACTCGCAACACGGACCAAccgtttcttcgttttctcgtttctcgaaTCTTCAACTATCACGAAGAAAAACTCGTATAGCGTCCGCTCGCAAAACACGAGACCGGTCATCGACGGTTTCGGGTTGCGGGAACGCAACGACCTATTGCCCTAAAAGCTGCTCGATACGGGGCACGATTTATCCCGGTATTCAGCTCGTAAATTTCCATTTGGACCACTGTTCTTGGCGAATCGCCGCCGAGGGTCGAGAGCGCGGATTCGACGAATTCTATCTCGCCAGTGTGCACCCGAACGTACGAACGAAAACCCTCGTGTCTCTACGAAAAGTTCCAACGGCCACACCCGTTGATTCTCGTGTGCCGAGGTCTTCCAGCGTTTTCCAGATCGATCGGTGTCGAAGCGGCAAAGAGCAGAGAGTATTCGCGGTAACGAGACCAGATCGCGATATCGATGGACGCGCACGGTATAAAAGAAACACCGATCGTGATTTTTCCTACCTTTCGCACCCTTGCTTTTCCTctcctcttctctctctctctttctctctctctctctctctcccgctccctatttctctctctttcttccagCCGCTCTCTCGTCGTAAATCTTTTCCAGTTGACCTTGATGGACAGGCTTCATACGCTAATTGCCaatttttttgtcttttttattttcggaCGACGAGCCGGCTCTGGCCAGTGGTTCAACAGGTGTCGTGGCGGTGGGTCACGGGAAACTTTTATTTGAGCGCACGAGCGAGCGAGGGAACCCGTGAGAGAAATAGGGTGAGGGAGCGAGAAAGCGAGAGGAAGGGGTGGAGAAGGAGGGCGAAAGAGGAACTAGAAAGGAGGGTGAGAGGGGGCAGGGGGGGTGTACGCCGAGTTGAGCGAGCGAACGAGCGAGCGGGAGTCTATTAG